A genome region from Variovorax paradoxus includes the following:
- the imuA gene encoding translesion DNA synthesis-associated protein ImuA, which produces MGLPFLDSFSNAAGRGVWHADELGLADAQVIATGHAALDAQLPGGGWPVGAMTELLQAAPEAHVWRLLLPGLARAVQARGGPVVLVGAPYEPCGASLAAQGLPVESLMCVRSEAPAARLWACEQALRCADVAAVVAWLPQARVGELRRLQLAAAQHELLLFVCRPESVALSASPARLRLRAERCEADASQIELHILKRRGPPLAAPVLLPARNERMAALLAAARLRRKLRHQQQGTVPAGETAGARVVRIDAWKGGQHALDRLAVVA; this is translated from the coding sequence ATGGGCCTTCCTTTCCTCGATTCCTTCTCCAACGCTGCGGGCCGCGGCGTCTGGCATGCCGACGAACTCGGCCTCGCCGACGCGCAGGTCATCGCCACCGGCCACGCCGCGCTCGACGCCCAGTTGCCGGGCGGCGGCTGGCCTGTGGGCGCGATGACGGAGCTGCTGCAGGCCGCACCCGAAGCCCATGTCTGGCGATTGCTGCTGCCCGGCCTGGCCCGGGCGGTGCAGGCGCGCGGCGGCCCGGTGGTGCTGGTCGGCGCGCCTTACGAACCCTGCGGCGCGTCGCTGGCGGCGCAGGGGCTGCCGGTGGAATCGTTGATGTGCGTCAGGAGCGAGGCGCCGGCCGCGCGGCTGTGGGCCTGCGAGCAGGCGTTGCGCTGCGCCGACGTCGCCGCCGTCGTGGCCTGGTTGCCGCAGGCGAGGGTGGGCGAACTGCGGCGGCTGCAACTGGCGGCGGCGCAGCACGAGCTGCTGCTGTTCGTGTGCCGGCCCGAATCGGTCGCGCTGTCGGCTTCTCCCGCGCGGTTGCGGCTGCGGGCGGAACGCTGCGAAGCCGATGCGTCGCAGATCGAACTGCACATTCTCAAGCGCCGCGGGCCACCGCTGGCTGCGCCGGTGCTGCTGCCGGCCCGCAACGAGCGCATGGCCGCGCTGCTGGCCGCGGCCCGGCTTCGGCGAAAGCTGCGCCACCAGCAGCAGGGCACGGTGCCTGCGGGCGAAACGGCCGGTGCCCGGGTGGTGCGCATCGACGCCTGGAAAGGAGGCCAGCATGCACTGGATCGCCTTGCGGTGGTTGCCTGA
- a CDS encoding phosphotransferase enzyme family protein has product MPTPSDIDHALIQHCLSEAYGPSKAPVRLTALHADASSAAFRIDADDGAAYFLELHRKGFDPAVLAMLAFLRHEQGIETVMAPLPTTNGQLSVRSGDFDCVLYAFFEGANALARALSDAQWTAFGAAMGAIHRSTVPEALSASLPKERYAHHWREGVRRYQRRFINGLTGDDVVKRFFAFWEEHAEDIDTVVYRSEQLASILLERPPLRVPCHADLHAGNVLAGDDGQVRIVGWRTLMLAPKERDLMFIGGGVGHVWNRPEEEARFCEGYGRAEIDAVALAYYRYEHIAKNILETCDLMFDAAASLEDREEALRRMRNGFEPNDVVAIAHQSYDAVT; this is encoded by the coding sequence ATGCCGACGCCATCCGATATCGACCACGCCCTCATCCAGCATTGCCTGTCCGAGGCCTACGGGCCGAGCAAGGCGCCAGTGCGGCTCACGGCCCTGCATGCCGACGCGAGCTCGGCAGCCTTTCGCATCGATGCCGACGACGGTGCAGCGTATTTCCTCGAGCTGCACCGCAAGGGTTTCGATCCAGCGGTCCTCGCGATGCTGGCCTTTCTTCGCCATGAGCAGGGCATCGAAACCGTCATGGCACCACTGCCCACCACGAACGGCCAGCTGAGCGTGCGAAGCGGCGATTTCGACTGCGTGCTGTACGCCTTCTTCGAAGGCGCCAACGCACTCGCCCGCGCGCTGAGCGACGCGCAATGGACGGCCTTCGGTGCCGCCATGGGCGCCATCCATCGCTCCACCGTGCCCGAAGCGCTGTCGGCCAGCCTGCCCAAGGAACGCTATGCGCACCATTGGCGCGAAGGCGTCCGGCGCTACCAGCGGCGCTTCATCAACGGCCTGACTGGCGACGACGTCGTCAAGCGCTTCTTCGCCTTCTGGGAAGAACACGCCGAGGACATCGACACCGTGGTCTACCGCAGCGAACAGCTTGCCTCCATCCTGCTCGAGCGCCCGCCGCTACGGGTGCCCTGCCATGCGGACCTGCATGCGGGCAACGTGCTCGCAGGCGACGACGGCCAGGTGCGCATCGTCGGCTGGCGCACGCTCATGCTCGCGCCGAAGGAGCGCGACCTGATGTTCATCGGCGGCGGTGTCGGCCATGTGTGGAACCGGCCTGAAGAAGAGGCCCGGTTTTGCGAAGGCTACGGCCGCGCCGAGATCGACGCCGTGGCGCTTGCCTATTACCGGTACGAGCACATTGCCAAAAACATTCTCGAGACCTGCGACCTGATGTTCGACGCCGCGGCCAGCCTTGAAGACCGCGAGGAAGCCTTGCGCCGGATGAGGAACGGGTTCGAGCCGAACGACGTCGTCGCCATCGCGCACCAGAGCTACGACGCAGTCACCTGA
- a CDS encoding error-prone DNA polymerase, with amino-acid sequence MPELSDKQERRRELAKVHALPLPMRRKLARMLPDYAELHCLTNFSFQRGASTPEQMVERAYQLGYEALAITDECSVAGIVRAHVALRDLPAKLDEYEREHPDEPKIPRNPDFRLLFGSEFRFERFRLVAIANDPEGWGNLCEFITAARTTELPKGQYRVSWDDGDGVGGVASLQHCQVLFVPHRVPGETVDTASLHEDLAAAKALYGDKLWLAVELFNEMDDDLWFVTLMQAGEQAGVALVAAGDVHMHSRGTKPLHDVLTAVREGKTVAECGFALQSNAERHLRPRMRLAQLYLADMLTNTLVVAERCRFDPDVIRENYKYPLETVGHQETPAQTLARKTWEGAQGRYPQGIPDKVRAQVQKELDLIVELEYEMFFLTVENVVSFARSRNILCQGRGSSANSAVCYCLGITAIDPARGTLLFERFLSRARKEPPDIDVDFEHQRREEVIQYIYERYGRERAAIAAVVICYRSRSALRDVGKAIGIDERLVDEFAKDHYWFDDALLGEQLNAACERAGVKEDELKLTHWIEMTQRLKGFPRHLSQHVGGFVLTHTKLTRLVPVEKASMKDRSVIQWEKDDLEAMGMLKVDVLALGMLSAIRRGLDHMNRWRGSMVEMHHVPSDDPEVFDMICDADTVGVFQIESRAQMSMLPRLRPRCYEDLVIEVAIVRPGPIQGGMVHPYLKQRERVRKGLPIHYEKEELRPALERTLGIPIFQEQVMQIAMIAAKFSADEADQLRRAMAAWKRKGGLDKFHEKLVKGMTDNGYKASFAEAIFKQILGFGDYGFPESHAASFALLVTVSSWLKNHEPACFLAALLDSQPMGFYSPSQLVQDARRHGVEVRPVDVMWSDMDTTLEARAPDAPRAPPGTDARYFDRLGRENQPAVRLGLNRIQSLSAGGAERLLEARAQAPFTSTEDLALRAELDGKDMAALAAADALMQLSGHRRQQVWDATAQRRAPALLKGVPINEQALLLPAAPEGEEIVGDYAALRLTLRRHPLALLRPRLSRMNLLSATELRAMKTGQTVRACGIVKGRQRPGTANGTIFVTLEDETGNVNVIVWSHVIDAWREPLLKSHLLAVQGTWQRDDDSGGKVQHLVATGFKDLTPLMGRLAQSNTSRDFH; translated from the coding sequence ATGCCTGAGCTCAGCGACAAGCAGGAACGCAGGCGGGAGCTCGCCAAGGTGCATGCGTTGCCGCTGCCGATGCGCAGGAAGCTCGCGCGCATGCTGCCGGATTACGCGGAGCTGCACTGCCTCACCAACTTCAGCTTCCAGCGCGGCGCATCGACGCCGGAGCAGATGGTCGAGCGCGCCTACCAGCTCGGCTACGAGGCGCTGGCCATCACCGACGAGTGCTCGGTGGCGGGCATCGTGCGGGCGCATGTGGCCTTGCGCGACCTGCCTGCCAAGCTGGACGAATACGAGCGCGAGCACCCCGATGAGCCGAAGATTCCGCGCAACCCCGATTTCCGGCTGCTGTTCGGCAGCGAATTCCGGTTCGAGCGATTCAGGCTGGTGGCGATCGCGAACGATCCCGAGGGCTGGGGCAACCTCTGCGAGTTCATCACCGCCGCACGCACCACGGAACTGCCCAAGGGCCAATACCGTGTGAGCTGGGACGACGGCGATGGTGTCGGCGGGGTGGCTTCGCTGCAGCACTGCCAGGTGCTCTTCGTGCCGCATCGCGTGCCTGGCGAAACCGTCGACACGGCCTCGCTGCACGAAGACCTGGCGGCGGCCAAGGCGCTGTATGGCGACAAGCTCTGGCTGGCCGTGGAGCTGTTCAACGAGATGGACGACGACCTCTGGTTCGTCACGCTCATGCAGGCGGGCGAGCAGGCAGGCGTTGCGCTGGTGGCCGCCGGCGACGTGCACATGCACTCGCGCGGGACCAAGCCGCTGCACGACGTGCTGACGGCCGTGCGCGAAGGCAAGACCGTGGCCGAGTGCGGCTTCGCCTTGCAGTCGAATGCCGAACGGCATCTTCGTCCGCGCATGCGGCTGGCCCAGCTGTACCTGGCCGACATGCTGACCAACACGCTCGTCGTGGCCGAGCGATGCAGGTTCGATCCCGATGTGATCCGGGAGAACTACAAGTACCCGCTCGAGACCGTGGGCCATCAAGAGACGCCGGCGCAGACACTGGCGCGCAAGACGTGGGAAGGCGCGCAGGGCCGATACCCGCAAGGTATTCCCGACAAGGTGCGCGCGCAAGTCCAGAAAGAGCTCGACCTGATCGTCGAACTCGAATACGAGATGTTCTTCCTTACGGTGGAGAACGTCGTCAGCTTCGCCAGGTCGCGCAACATCCTTTGCCAGGGCCGCGGCTCGTCGGCCAACTCGGCCGTGTGCTATTGCCTCGGCATCACCGCCATCGACCCCGCCAGGGGCACGCTGCTGTTCGAGCGCTTCCTGAGCCGCGCACGCAAGGAGCCGCCCGACATCGACGTCGACTTCGAGCACCAGCGGCGCGAAGAGGTCATCCAGTACATCTACGAAAGGTACGGGCGCGAGCGCGCGGCCATCGCGGCCGTCGTCATCTGCTACCGGTCGCGCAGCGCATTGCGCGACGTGGGCAAGGCCATCGGCATCGACGAGCGGCTGGTCGACGAATTCGCGAAAGACCACTACTGGTTCGACGATGCCCTGCTCGGCGAACAGCTGAACGCGGCATGCGAACGCGCCGGCGTGAAGGAAGACGAGCTCAAGCTCACGCACTGGATCGAGATGACGCAGCGGCTCAAGGGCTTTCCGCGCCACCTGAGCCAACACGTGGGCGGCTTCGTGCTCACGCACACCAAGCTCACGCGGCTGGTGCCGGTGGAAAAGGCCTCCATGAAAGACCGCTCCGTCATCCAGTGGGAGAAGGACGACCTCGAGGCCATGGGCATGCTCAAGGTCGACGTGCTCGCGCTCGGCATGCTCAGCGCGATCCGCCGTGGCCTCGACCACATGAACCGCTGGCGGGGCTCGATGGTGGAGATGCATCACGTGCCCAGCGACGACCCGGAGGTGTTCGACATGATCTGCGACGCCGACACGGTCGGCGTGTTCCAGATCGAGAGCCGCGCGCAGATGTCGATGCTGCCGCGGCTGAGGCCGCGCTGCTACGAGGACCTGGTGATCGAGGTGGCGATCGTGCGGCCCGGGCCCATCCAGGGCGGCATGGTGCATCCGTACCTCAAGCAGCGGGAGCGGGTGCGCAAAGGCTTGCCGATCCATTACGAGAAGGAAGAGCTTCGCCCCGCACTGGAGCGCACGCTGGGCATTCCGATCTTCCAGGAGCAGGTGATGCAGATCGCGATGATCGCGGCGAAGTTCTCGGCCGACGAGGCCGATCAGCTGCGCCGCGCCATGGCGGCCTGGAAGCGCAAGGGCGGCCTCGACAAGTTCCACGAGAAGCTCGTCAAGGGCATGACCGACAACGGCTACAAGGCCAGCTTCGCCGAAGCCATCTTCAAACAGATCCTCGGCTTCGGCGACTACGGCTTTCCCGAGAGCCACGCCGCGAGCTTCGCGCTGCTGGTCACGGTCAGCAGCTGGCTCAAGAACCACGAGCCTGCCTGCTTCCTGGCGGCATTGCTCGATTCGCAGCCGATGGGCTTCTACAGCCCTTCGCAGCTGGTGCAGGACGCACGCCGCCATGGCGTGGAGGTGCGCCCGGTCGATGTCATGTGGAGCGACATGGACACCACGCTCGAAGCGCGTGCCCCCGATGCGCCGCGCGCGCCGCCAGGCACCGACGCGCGCTATTTCGACCGGCTGGGCCGCGAGAACCAGCCCGCTGTTCGTCTGGGCCTGAACCGCATCCAGAGCCTCAGCGCGGGCGGTGCGGAGCGCTTGCTGGAGGCCCGCGCGCAGGCGCCCTTCACCAGCACCGAGGACCTCGCACTGCGCGCCGAGCTCGACGGCAAGGACATGGCCGCCCTGGCGGCCGCCGATGCGCTGATGCAGCTCTCGGGCCACCGGCGCCAGCAGGTGTGGGACGCCACGGCGCAGCGCCGCGCACCGGCCCTGCTGAAGGGCGTGCCGATCAACGAGCAGGCGTTGCTGCTGCCGGCCGCGCCCGAGGGCGAGGAAATCGTGGGCGACTACGCGGCGCTGCGCCTCACGCTGCGCCGCCATCCGCTCGCCTTGCTGCGCCCGCGCCTTTCGCGCATGAACCTGCTGAGCGCCACCGAACTGCGGGCCATGAAGACAGGTCAGACAGTGCGCGCCTGCGGCATCGTCAAAGGCCGACAGCGGCCGGGAACCGCCAACGGCACCATCTTCGTCACGCTGGAGGATGAGACCGGCAACGTCAATGTGATCGTGTGGAGCCATGTCATCGACGCCTGGCGCGAGCCGCTGCTGAAGTCGCACCTGCTTGCGGTGCAGGGCACGTGGCAGCGCGACGACGACAGCGGCGGCAAGGTGCAGCACCTCGTGGCCACGGGCTTCAAGGATCTGACGCCGCTCATGGGCCGGCTTGCGCAGAGCAATACGAGCCGGGACTTTCATTGA
- a CDS encoding ABC transporter substrate-binding protein, which yields MIRLIAAAVTAFTLALGPASPALAQAKPIVIGQTYVKTGPLASLSTEPLVGIRAMFTALNASGGINGRPVELRQLDDAYDPAKGAENVKTFVGEGAVGILMPIGTSSSVGALKAANELKIPVVGPYTGAGPVVKFTDYGFPVRISFDEEYSRIVNHLFTIGLSRIAFAHNDNPGARSAMESTQKFIAERGDKMVGSVAIKNDGSDAAARAAELVQLKPKAVVLSATNDVAAKFITAYRAAGGETAFYSFSFLNGQKLFQDIKKDAAGVVISQVVPYPWNSAMPVIAEYQAAMKKIGATEFSYASLEGYVTAKVMAEGLKRAGPNPTADSLQKGLESFKTLDLGGIAVAYRPGEHRGLTFSELSMLKADGRYLR from the coding sequence ATGATTCGCCTGATCGCCGCTGCCGTCACCGCCTTCACCCTGGCGCTGGGCCCCGCCTCTCCCGCGCTGGCGCAGGCCAAGCCGATCGTCATCGGCCAGACCTACGTGAAGACCGGCCCGCTGGCTTCGCTGTCGACCGAGCCGCTCGTCGGCATCCGCGCCATGTTCACGGCGCTGAACGCCAGCGGCGGCATCAACGGCCGCCCGGTGGAGCTGCGCCAGCTCGACGACGCCTACGACCCCGCCAAGGGCGCGGAAAACGTCAAGACCTTCGTCGGCGAAGGCGCGGTCGGCATCCTGATGCCCATCGGCACGTCGTCGTCGGTGGGTGCGCTGAAGGCCGCGAACGAACTGAAGATCCCGGTGGTCGGCCCGTACACCGGCGCGGGTCCGGTGGTGAAGTTCACCGATTACGGCTTTCCGGTGCGCATCAGCTTCGACGAGGAATACAGCCGCATCGTGAACCACCTGTTCACCATCGGCCTGTCGCGCATCGCCTTTGCGCACAACGACAACCCGGGCGCGCGCTCGGCGATGGAAAGCACGCAGAAGTTCATTGCCGAGCGTGGCGACAAGATGGTCGGCAGCGTGGCCATCAAGAACGACGGCTCGGACGCCGCGGCCCGGGCAGCCGAGCTGGTGCAGCTCAAGCCCAAGGCGGTGGTGCTGTCGGCCACCAACGACGTGGCGGCGAAGTTCATCACCGCCTACCGTGCGGCCGGCGGCGAGACGGCGTTCTATTCGTTCTCGTTCCTCAACGGACAGAAGCTGTTCCAGGACATCAAGAAGGACGCGGCCGGCGTGGTCATCTCGCAGGTGGTGCCCTATCCCTGGAACAGCGCCATGCCGGTCATCGCCGAATACCAGGCGGCCATGAAGAAGATCGGCGCCACCGAGTTCAGCTACGCAAGCCTCGAGGGCTACGTCACCGCCAAGGTGATGGCCGAGGGCCTGAAGCGCGCGGGCCCCAACCCCACGGCCGACTCGCTGCAGAAGGGCCTGGAGTCGTTCAAGACGCTCGACCTCGGCGGCATTGCGGTGGCCTACCGCCCCGGCGAGCACCGCGGGCTGACATTCTCCGAGCTGTCGATGCTCAAGGCCGACGGGCGCTACCTGCGCTGA
- a CDS encoding Y-family DNA polymerase: MHWIALRWLPEAITSGSPEPQALPTPEALGWWALQYTPHVAWQDEALMLEVSACERLWGGRLQLMRQLVAANPAPDVRMLGTQGATSLIALARLRLFVREEKRPVDMPAGLPLDTLSAAREHLDLLARLGCRTWGDVAALPRGGLTRRFGAELRAALDTAWGLRPESHAWLTLPDVFEQKLELPALAETGPELMWSANRLLSALQIWLRARQRGARSLELQWTLDLKRFNGVNLPPHQQLTVRTAEPTQDMAHLRRLLSEKLALATLAAPASWLRLRTLETDPWAGASTSFLPEDNRKGDRLHEMVERLSVRLGAQQVVVPSAQADHRPERKQAWRPALHMNSSQPAKSARNDRAAASQPDAIYPPWLLPEPLLLEMDGERPCYRGPLSKLVGPQRVEAGWWGDKEEGGQPAMRDYYVAESPEAGLVWIFRERPSARFSSGEVRWYLQGFYA, from the coding sequence ATGCACTGGATCGCCTTGCGGTGGTTGCCTGAGGCGATCACCTCCGGCTCCCCCGAGCCCCAGGCTCTGCCCACGCCCGAGGCCCTTGGCTGGTGGGCGCTGCAGTACACCCCTCATGTCGCGTGGCAGGACGAGGCGCTGATGCTCGAGGTCTCGGCCTGCGAGCGCCTGTGGGGCGGACGGCTGCAGCTGATGCGCCAGCTGGTCGCCGCCAATCCCGCGCCCGACGTGCGCATGCTGGGCACGCAGGGCGCCACCAGCCTGATCGCCCTGGCGCGGCTGCGCCTGTTCGTGCGCGAGGAAAAGCGGCCCGTCGACATGCCTGCCGGGCTGCCGCTCGACACGCTGAGCGCGGCGCGCGAACACCTCGACCTGCTCGCGCGGCTGGGCTGCCGCACTTGGGGCGACGTGGCAGCCTTGCCACGCGGCGGCCTCACGCGGCGCTTCGGCGCGGAACTGCGCGCGGCGCTCGACACCGCCTGGGGCCTGCGTCCCGAAAGCCACGCCTGGCTCACGCTGCCCGACGTGTTCGAGCAGAAGCTAGAACTCCCGGCGCTGGCCGAGACCGGGCCCGAGCTCATGTGGTCGGCCAACCGGCTGCTGTCGGCCCTGCAGATCTGGCTGCGTGCGCGGCAGCGCGGCGCGCGCTCGCTCGAGCTGCAATGGACGCTCGACCTCAAGCGCTTCAACGGCGTGAACCTGCCGCCGCACCAGCAGCTCACCGTGCGCACGGCAGAGCCCACGCAGGACATGGCGCACCTGCGCCGCCTGCTGTCCGAAAAGCTCGCTCTCGCCACGCTGGCCGCGCCGGCGAGCTGGCTGAGGCTGCGCACGCTCGAGACCGACCCGTGGGCCGGCGCCAGCACCAGCTTCCTGCCGGAAGACAACCGCAAGGGCGACAGGCTCCACGAGATGGTCGAGCGGCTCAGCGTGCGGCTCGGCGCGCAGCAGGTGGTGGTGCCCTCGGCGCAGGCCGACCACCGGCCCGAGCGCAAGCAGGCGTGGCGGCCGGCGCTGCACATGAACAGCTCGCAGCCCGCCAAAAGCGCCAGGAACGATCGGGCTGCGGCTTCGCAACCCGATGCCATCTACCCGCCGTGGCTGCTGCCCGAGCCGCTGCTGCTCGAGATGGACGGCGAGCGTCCGTGCTACCGCGGCCCGCTGAGCAAGCTGGTCGGGCCGCAGCGCGTGGAGGCCGGCTGGTGGGGCGACAAGGAGGAGGGCGGCCAGCCCGCCATGCGCGATTACTACGTCGCCGAAAGCCCCGAGGCCGGGCTGGTGTGGATCTTCCGGGAGCGGCCTTCCGCGCGGTTTTCTTCCGGCGAGGTGCGCTGGTACCTGCAGGGGTTCTATGCCTGA